One Acropora palmata chromosome 2, jaAcrPala1.3, whole genome shotgun sequence genomic window carries:
- the LOC141874947 gene encoding uncharacterized protein LOC141874947 isoform X2, giving the protein MKPSPESLTIVAPPFPWESEEFLNPAMPNDELLQYDFDDDSDVEMDDYINQRNHTEANVPYSQYLDMKLRFQQLEDRANCAEANLARALEDLSLLRSVAKNALLGEQKDEERPGSACNIDENDDAYFSSYAHFGIHEEMLKDKTRTESYRDFVLNNPMIFKDKVVLDVGCGTGILSMFAAKAGAKHVIGIDQSDIIYQAMDIVKENGLESVVTLVKGKVEDVTLPVNKVDVIISEWMGYFLLFESMLDTVLLARDRWLKPGGCVYPDRCKICFAALGNSERVQRKLGFWDNVYGFKMSCMKTSVCTEPSIEIVNHKDEISSRCTVKNLDITSCQQSDLQFKSPFTVTINADGQCSAFVAFFDIFFDKDCVQKVNFSTSPSHNPTHWKQTVFYLAHPINVSQGQVLEGFVLCTKSIKDPRSLDITIEAHDKVTQKILCHQSYLLQ; this is encoded by the exons ATG AAACCATCACCTGAAAGCCTCACCATTGTTGCACCTCCTTTTCCATGGGAAAGTGAAGAATTTTTAAATCCAGCAATGCCAAATGATGAGCTCTTACAATACG ATTTTGATGATGATTCTGATGTAGAAATGGATGATTACATTAATCAGAGGAACCATACAGAAG CAAATGTACCATATTCACAATATTTGGACATGAAACTGAG GTTTCAGCAGCTTGAGGATCGAGCCAATTGTGCAGAAGCAAATCTTGCTCGAGCTCTTGAAGACCTTTCTCTGTTGAG ATCTGTTGCAAAGAATGCATTACTTGGCGAACAGAAGGATGAGGAAAG ACCAGGCTCTGCTTGTAATATTGATGAAAATGACGATGCTTACTTCAGTTCCTATGCACATTTTGGCATTCATGAGGAGATGTTAAAA GATAAAACCAGAACAGAAAGTTACCGAGACTTTGTGCTCAATAATCCAATGATTTTCAAAGATAAG GTTGTTTTAGATGTAGGATGTGGAACAGGCATTCTTTCTATGTTTGCTGCTAAGGCTGGAGCAAAACATGTGATAggaattgaccaatcagatatCATCTATCAAGCAATGGATATTGTAAA GGAGAATGGATTGGAAAGTGTTGTCACTTTGGTGAAAGGAAAAGTGGAGGATGTAACTCTTCCTGTTAATAAG GTAGATGTCATTATATCAGAATGGATG GGCTATTTTCTGCTGTTTGAATCAATGCTTGATACAGTGTTGCTTGCACGAGACAGATGGCTGAAACCAGGAGGCTGTG TTTATCCCGACCGATGCAAGATATGCTTCGCTGCGTTAGGAAATAGTGAAAGAGTTCAGCGGAAGCTTGGATTTTGGGATAATGTTTATG GATTTAAGATGAGTTGCATGAAAACGTCAGTTTGCACAGAACCCTCTATAGAAATAGTGAATCAcaaagatgaaatttcatCTCGGTGCACAGTAAAG AATCTAGATATAACAAGCTGTCAACAGAGCGATCTGCAGTTTAAATCACCATTTACAGTTACAATCAACGCGGACGGCCAGTGTTCG gcTTTCGTGGCCTTCTTTGATATATTCTTCGATAAGGATTGCGTTCAGAAG GTTAATTTTAGCACCAGTCCCTCTCACAATCCTACACATTGGAAGCAAACTGTGTTTTATCTAGCGCATCCAATCAACGTCTCCCAAG GTCAAGTTTTAGAGGGATTCGTATTGTGCACAAAAAGCATCAAAGATCCAAGGTCCCTGGATATTACAATAGAAGCCCACGACAAAGTAACACAGAAGATATTGTGTCATCAGTCTTACCTACTGCAGTAA
- the LOC141874947 gene encoding uncharacterized protein LOC141874947 isoform X1 yields MADELTATLSEESENEDEWEEIEKEDLTISTLCLFCDKCFKNAEDVWRHCSFAHGIDIIKIKRNHGLDFYGCIKLINFIRKMKPSPESLTIVAPPFPWESEEFLNPAMPNDELLQYDFDDDSDVEMDDYINQRNHTEANVPYSQYLDMKLRFQQLEDRANCAEANLARALEDLSLLRSVAKNALLGEQKDEERPGSACNIDENDDAYFSSYAHFGIHEEMLKDKTRTESYRDFVLNNPMIFKDKVVLDVGCGTGILSMFAAKAGAKHVIGIDQSDIIYQAMDIVKENGLESVVTLVKGKVEDVTLPVNKVDVIISEWMGYFLLFESMLDTVLLARDRWLKPGGCVYPDRCKICFAALGNSERVQRKLGFWDNVYGFKMSCMKTSVCTEPSIEIVNHKDEISSRCTVKNLDITSCQQSDLQFKSPFTVTINADGQCSAFVAFFDIFFDKDCVQKVNFSTSPSHNPTHWKQTVFYLAHPINVSQGQVLEGFVLCTKSIKDPRSLDITIEAHDKVTQKILCHQSYLLQ; encoded by the exons ATGGCGGACGAATTGACTGCAACACTGAGCGAAG aaagtgaaaatgaggaTGAATGGGAGGAAATTGAGAAAGAAGACCTCACCATATCAAcactttgcttgttttgtgaTAAGTGTTTTAAAAATGCTGAGGATGTTTGGAGACACTGCTCATTTGCTCATGGAATAGACATCatcaaaataaagagaaacCATG GTTTGGACTTCTATGGCTGCATCAAGTTAATAAATTTCATACGGAAAATG AAACCATCACCTGAAAGCCTCACCATTGTTGCACCTCCTTTTCCATGGGAAAGTGAAGAATTTTTAAATCCAGCAATGCCAAATGATGAGCTCTTACAATACG ATTTTGATGATGATTCTGATGTAGAAATGGATGATTACATTAATCAGAGGAACCATACAGAAG CAAATGTACCATATTCACAATATTTGGACATGAAACTGAG GTTTCAGCAGCTTGAGGATCGAGCCAATTGTGCAGAAGCAAATCTTGCTCGAGCTCTTGAAGACCTTTCTCTGTTGAG ATCTGTTGCAAAGAATGCATTACTTGGCGAACAGAAGGATGAGGAAAG ACCAGGCTCTGCTTGTAATATTGATGAAAATGACGATGCTTACTTCAGTTCCTATGCACATTTTGGCATTCATGAGGAGATGTTAAAA GATAAAACCAGAACAGAAAGTTACCGAGACTTTGTGCTCAATAATCCAATGATTTTCAAAGATAAG GTTGTTTTAGATGTAGGATGTGGAACAGGCATTCTTTCTATGTTTGCTGCTAAGGCTGGAGCAAAACATGTGATAggaattgaccaatcagatatCATCTATCAAGCAATGGATATTGTAAA GGAGAATGGATTGGAAAGTGTTGTCACTTTGGTGAAAGGAAAAGTGGAGGATGTAACTCTTCCTGTTAATAAG GTAGATGTCATTATATCAGAATGGATG GGCTATTTTCTGCTGTTTGAATCAATGCTTGATACAGTGTTGCTTGCACGAGACAGATGGCTGAAACCAGGAGGCTGTG TTTATCCCGACCGATGCAAGATATGCTTCGCTGCGTTAGGAAATAGTGAAAGAGTTCAGCGGAAGCTTGGATTTTGGGATAATGTTTATG GATTTAAGATGAGTTGCATGAAAACGTCAGTTTGCACAGAACCCTCTATAGAAATAGTGAATCAcaaagatgaaatttcatCTCGGTGCACAGTAAAG AATCTAGATATAACAAGCTGTCAACAGAGCGATCTGCAGTTTAAATCACCATTTACAGTTACAATCAACGCGGACGGCCAGTGTTCG gcTTTCGTGGCCTTCTTTGATATATTCTTCGATAAGGATTGCGTTCAGAAG GTTAATTTTAGCACCAGTCCCTCTCACAATCCTACACATTGGAAGCAAACTGTGTTTTATCTAGCGCATCCAATCAACGTCTCCCAAG GTCAAGTTTTAGAGGGATTCGTATTGTGCACAAAAAGCATCAAAGATCCAAGGTCCCTGGATATTACAATAGAAGCCCACGACAAAGTAACACAGAAGATATTGTGTCATCAGTCTTACCTACTGCAGTAA